One part of the Anopheles coustani chromosome 2, idAnoCousDA_361_x.2, whole genome shotgun sequence genome encodes these proteins:
- the LOC131266893 gene encoding serine/threonine-protein kinase Tor isoform X2 yields the protein MSMIKVLQFVNGLKSRNKDVQNKAIQELSLYVKTELRETPDDMFFEDFNHYIFEMLTSSDNNEKKGGILAIDCLINGDVVNTTNKISRYSNNLRNLLPVSDVCVMELAAKVLVKLALLPGSNGASSFEFDIKRAFEWLSEDRAENKRQAAVLVLRELAVAMPTFFYQQVGSFFDHIFVAIKDPKAVIREGAGQALRAVLILTSQREGTKQSNNTQWHMNCYDQAFECLREVPVREKNLNRDDRIHGSLIVFNEILRCTHAAWEKKYMQLDSLNVNQRRSIRPQAQGEGFFPRIRVPFMQKLGGHSSGRHSGTVSYSSRYYDVVTDMKFFRQNNSVQESALYRALVKEKYDTICQTVLDQRSSKSPYVIQTLLAIFPRLAAFNREEFVRLHLRTVVSYLLTLLRSKEKERNAAFIALGYIAVAVEKDIEPYTKSIMELIGSALPPKDTQSKRKAPVDHSVFMCVMLLGHALRSSIKHEIKEIIAPMLSTGLSPGLIICLRELCETVPETQPEITSGLLKILYYVLMNRPLPQFVLPKSHSLVSPAGYMAQVHDTATIVLALQTLGTFNFEGCSLLQFVQRCADHFLNSDQQEIRIEAVHTCTLLLKLALLANGNNGNDVSETLTRTLSSVLEKILVVGMSDDDPAVRLRVMKCLDESFDTQLAQPWFLNAMMNTLYDESFEMRELAIIIVGRLSVINPAYVMPTLRKTMVQLLTEMNHSGISRNKEQSARMLDHLIVSTPRLVASYMSPILNSLVPKLKEPDQNPGVVLNILRAIGDLAEVIGGYHILQKWTDELMQLLLDMLGDAGSTEKRAVALWTFGQLVSATGQVVVPYNKYPNLIDILINFLKTEQQLYVRRETIRVLGLLGALDPYKHKMNRGLIDSQTSNILISVPDTKNENDNTDLSTSQMLINMSTQLDEYYPAVVISTLMKILRDPTLSNHHLSVVQAITFTFTSLGIKGVPYLSQVLPCLLKNIVTAEMSLKEYLFQQLSTLISIVKQHIIGFMDDIFELIKTFWTMGGNGGQTNSTAAASLQPTIINLVEKIAIALGCEFKVYLPQLMPQILRVLLHDTSKDRMVTVKLLGALRNFGNNLDDFLHLIIPAIVKLFEPIDIPLNVAITALQTINYLAEVLDFTDFSSRILHPLVRVLDNYPELRPVALTTLCSIMIQLGRKFLVFVPLVNRVMLKHKIASVEYTKLLTKLQNNSTLALDDEFRIRQARNRNREISLPCDSTIKKFPVSMSDLETMFKANRRVSKDDWLEWLRRLSIILLKESKNPALRSCATLAQNYPQLLKDLFNAAFVSCWSDLSDKLKQDLAHSLTQALTVQDLPEITQTVLNLAEFMEHCESYPLKIDSKILGERAMECRAYAKALHYKEEEFHQTKEHHQSLFESLILINNKLQQKEAAEGLLEYAGRHRSSSEEMKVQVRWYEKLHSWEQARALYAEKLKANPTDLESRLGKMRCLEALGEWSALNDVTTENWDALGVEGQSKAGRLAAAAAWGLQDWEGMHRFVQCIPEDTQDGAFYRAVLAVHNRQYDLAQCLIDSTRDLLDTELTAMAGESYERAYGAMVCVQMLAELEEVIQYKLIPERRETIKSMWWDRLLGGQRLVEDWQRIIQVHSLVLSPKEDIRTWLKFASLCRKNGSLKLSEKTLVMLLEYDPMQKLNQALPIDKPHVTFAYTKHLHMAGYVKEAYDHLNRFVSSFVPHTGFAAASPGAPEELKDENRRLLARCYLKLGLWQSSAEGGMKDSQTINSVLSCYGRATKHDPNWYKAWHNWAYMNFEVVQTKKQQDEFTKNPGSAAERTMIKHYAVPAVRGFFQSINLSQGNSLQDTLRLLTLWFDHAQYEEVYEALVEGMRVIDKNTWLQVIPQLIARIDTPRNLVGQLIHYLLTEIGKTHPQALVYPLTVASKSAPGTRKQAAHKILTNMCEHSSTLVNQVLLISEELIRVAILWHEQWHEGLEEASRLYFGDHNVAGMLAILEPLHAMLQRGPQTLKESSFNQAYGRDLTEAQEWCKHYKNSRNIHDLNQAWDLYYHVFRRISRQLVQLTSLELQYVSPKLLACRNLELAVPGSYTPGQNLICIASIDPNLSIISSKQRPRKLTIRGSNGKNYMFLLKGHEDLRQDERVMQLFGLVNTLLLNDRDTFRRNLTIQRYAVIPLSTNSGLIGWVPNCDTLHKLIREYRDSKKTMLNIEHRIMLRMAPDYDHLTLMQKVEVFEHALEQTKGDDLAKLLWLKSPSSEVWFDRRTNYIRSLAVMSMVGYILGLGDRHPSNLMLDRLSGKILHIDFGDCFEVAMTREKFPEKIPFRLTRMLINAMEVTGIEGTYRRTCESVMHVLRRNKDSLMAVLEAFVYDPLLNWRLVEADRLRRSKNAGDMEGASGSMDDDSILSYNARRDARMNELNAGMMNMTVGGNGGGGQAQQQGTAINAAARGAVATVPVPNPDGVQATTSGGAVPAVGGGDVPDGNTAAQQNPVDVTNKKARAIVDRVKDKLTGKDFGKPEPVAVNRQIDLLIQQATSNENLCQCYIGWCPFW from the exons ATGTCGATGATAAAAGTGTTACAATTCGTGAACGGGCTCAAGTCCCGCAACAAGGATGTGCAGAACAAGGCTATCCAGGAGCTGTCGCTGTACGTGAAAACGGAGCTTCGTGAAACACCCGACGACATGTTCTTCGAGGATTTCAATCATTACATATTCGAAATGCTCACCAGCTCGGATAACAATGAGAAGAAAGGAGGAATTTTAGCTATCG ATTGTCTCATCAATGGTGATGTTGTGAATACGACGAACAAGATTTCTCGTTATTCGAATAATCTGCGCAACCTGCTACCCGTCAGCGATGTATGCGTTATGGAGCTGGCGGCAAAGGTCCTTGTGAAGCTAGCGTTGCTACCCGGTTCCAACGGGGCCAGTTCATTTGAGTTTGATATCAAGCGGGCATTCGAGTGGCTTTCGGAAGATCGAGCGGAAAACAAGCGACAGGCGGCTGTATTGGTACTGCGCGAGTTAGCGGTTGCCATGCCAACCTTTTTCTACCAGCAAGTGGGAAGCTTCTTCGATCACATTTTTGTTGCCATCAAGGACCCGAAGGCGGTCATTCGCGAAGGTGCCGGCCAGGCGTTGCGGGCAGTGTTGATTCTAACCTCCCAGCGGGAGGGTACCAAGCAGAGTAACAACACCCAGTGGCATATGAACTGTTACGATCAGGCCTTTGAGTGTTTGCGCGAGGTTCCGGTGCGCGAGAAAAACCTCAACCGGGACGACCGCATCCACGGGTCTCTTATCGTGTTCAACGAAATCCTGCGCTGTACGCATGCTGCGTGGGAAAAGAAATACATGCAGCTGGATAGCCTAAATGTAAACCAGAGGCGATCGATAAGACCACAGGCGCAAGGTGAAGGATTCTTTCCTCGTATTCGTGTGCCTTTTATGCAAAAACTTGGAGGACATTCATCCGGTAGACACTCGGGTACGGTCAGCTACAGTTCGCGCTACTACGATGTGGTGACCGATATGAAATTCTTCCGGCAAAACAACAGCGTTCAAGAGAGTGCGCTTTATCGTGCGCTCGTAAAGGAAAAGTATGACACCATATGCCAGACGGTACTCGACCAGCGAAGCTCGAAATCACCCTACGTTATTCAAACCTTGCTAGCTATCTTTCCCCGTTTGGCCGCGTTCAATCGAGAGGAATTCGTCCGTTTGCATTTGCGTACCGTTGTTAGCTATCTGCTGACGCTGCTGCGAAGCAAGGAAAAGGAACGCAATGCAGCCTTCATTGCTCTGGGCTACATTGCGGTGGCAGTAGAAAAGGACATTGAGCCCTACACCAAAAGTATCATGGAGCTGATTGGGAGTGCACTACCACCGAAAGACACGCAGAGCAAGAGAAAAGCTCCGGTAGACCATTCCGTGTTTATGTGCGTAATGCTTCTGGGGCATGCGCTTAGGAGCAGCATTAAACATGAGATTAAAGAAATCATAGCCCCAATGCTTTCGACTGGGCTGAGCCCGGGATTAATTATATGCCTGCGTGAACTGTGCGAAACCGTACCGGAAACGCAGCCGGAAATAACGTCTGGGCTCCTCAAGATCCTGTACTATGTATTGATGAATCGTCCGTTGCCGCAATTTGTTTTACCCAAGTCACACTCGCTCGTTTCCCCCGCCGGATACATGG CACAAGTCCACGATACGGCCACCATCGTTCTTGCACTGCAAACACTGGGGACGTTCAATTTCGAAGGCTGCAGTCTGTTGCAGTTCGTGCAGCGCTGCGCAGATCATTTTTTGAACAGTGATCAGCAGGAGATTCGCATCGAAGCAGTCCATACGTGCACGCTTTTATTGAAACTGGCGCTCCTAGCGAATGGAAATAATGGAAACGACGTTTCAGAAACGCTCACACGTACACTCAGTtcggtgttggaaaaaatccTCGTTGTTGGGATGTCGGACGACGATCCGGCCGTGCGTTTGCGGGTGATGAAATGCCTCGACGAAAGTTTTGACACGCAGCTCGCTCAACCGTGGTTCCTCAATGCGATGATGAATACGCTGTATGACGAGTCGTTCGAGATGCGCGAGCTGGCGATCATCATCGTCGGGAGACTGTCGGTGATCAATCCGGCCTACGTTATGCCCACGCTACGGAAAACCATGGTGCAGCTTCTAACGGAGATGAACCACTCGGGCATCAGCCGAAACAAAGAGCAGAGTGCGAGGATGTTGGATCACCTTATCGTTAGCACACCGCGATTGGTAGCTTCGTACATGAGTCCAATACTGAATTCTCTTGTACCGAAGTTAAAAGAACCCGATCAAAACCCGGGTGTGGTTTTGAACATCCTGCGTGCGATAGGCGACCTGGCCGAGGTGATCGGAGGGTATCATATTTTGCAAAAGTGGACCGACGAGTTGATGCAGCTCCTGCTGGACATGCTCGGTGATGCCGGTTCGACCGAGAAGCGGGCGGTAGCGCTGTGGACGTTCGGACAGCTGGTCAGCGCGACGGGTCAAGTGGTGGTGCCGTACAACAAGTACCCGAATCTAATCGACATCCTAATCAACTTCTTGAAAACCGAGCAGCAACTATACGTACGCCGGGAGACGATCCGTGTGCTAGGCTTACTCGGGGCACTCGATCCGTACAAGCACAAAATGAACCGCGGACTTATCGACAGtcaaacgagcaatattctcatCTCCGTGCCGGATACGAAAAACGAGAATGACAACACGGATCTCTCTACCTCGCAAATGTTGATCAACATGAGCACCCAGTTGGACGAGTACTATCCGGCGGTGGTGATCTCGACGCTAATGAAAATCTTACGTGACCCAACACTCTCCAATCATCACCTGAGCGTGGTGCAAGCGATCACATTCACCTTCACCAGTCTGGGAATCAAGGGAGTACCCTACTTATCGCAGGTTTTGCCTTgccttttgaaaaatatcgtCACGGCCGAGATGAGCCTCAAAGAGTACCTTTTCCAGCAGCTTTCGACATTAATTTCCATCGTAAAGCAGCACATAATAGGCTTCATGGATGATATTTTTGAACTCATCAAGACCTTCTGGACGATGGGAGGAAACGGTGGTCAGACAAATTCGACTGCCGCTGCATCACTGCAGCCCACGATCATTAATCTTGTGGAAAAGATCGCGATAGCCCTTGGGTGCGAATTTAAGGTGTACCTTCCTCAGCTAATGCCACAAATCCTCCGCGTGCTGCTTCACGATACCTCCAAGGATCGCATGGTCACAGTCAAGTTGCTCGGGGCGTTGCGGAACTTTGGCAACAACCTGGATGACTTCTTGCATCTGATCATTCCAGCGATAGTGAAACTGTTCGAACCGATCGACATCCCGCTGAATGTGGCCATCACGGCACTACAAACGATCAACTATCTGGCTGAGGTGCTCGACTTCACCGACTTTTCGTCGCGCATCCTGCATCCGTTGGTACGCGTTCTGGACAACTATCCCGAACTGCGCCCGGTCGCTCTTACAACGCTCTGCTCGATCATGATCCAGCTCGGACGCAAATTTCTGGTCTTTGTGCCGCTCGTTAACCGAGTGATGCTCAAGCACAAGATTGCCTCGGTGGAGTACACGAAGCTGCTAACGAAGCTGCAGAATAACAGCACGCTAGCGCTGGACGACGAGTTCCGCATACGGCAGGCGCGCAATAGAAACCGCGAGATTTCCTTGCCGTGCGATAGTACTATCAAAAAGTTCCCCGTTTCCATGTCCGACCTGGAAACGATGTTCAAGGCCAATCGGCGCGTCTCCAAGGACGACTGGTTGGAGTGGTTGCGCCGTTTGAGCATCATCCTGCTGAAGGAATCGAAAAACCCCGCCCTACGTTCGTGTGCTACACTTGCACAAAACTACCCGCAGCTGCTGAAGGACCTGTTCAACGCTGCATTCGTGTCCTGCTGGTCGGACCTCTCGGATAAGCTCAAGCAAGACCTGGCGCACAGCTTGACCCAGGCGCTGACGGTACAGGACCTGCCGGAGATAACGCAGACCGTGCTGAATCTGGCCGAATTTATGGAGCACTGTGAAAGCTACCCGCTCAAGATCGACTCGAAGATTCTGGGCGAGCGGGCGATGGAGTGTCGGGCGTATGCGAAAGCGCTGCACTACAAGGAAGAAGAGTTCCACCAGACGAAGGAGCACCACCAATCGCTGTTCGAGTCGCTGATCCTGATCAACAACAAGCTGCAGCAGAAGGAGGCCGCCGAGGGACTGCTGGAGTACGCCGGACGACACCGGTCGAGCTCGGAGGAGATGAAGGTGCAGGTCCGGTGGTACGAGAAGTTGCATAGCTGGGAGCAGGCGCGAGCACTGTATGCGGAAAAGTTGAAGGCGAATCCTACCGACCTGGAGTCTCGGCTGGGCAAAATGCGTTGCCTCGAGGCACTGGGCGAGTGGTCCGCCCTGAACGACGTCACGACAGAAAACTGGGACGCGCTGGGGGTGGAAGGGCAGAGTAAGGCAGGTCGGCTGGCCGCGGCGGCCGCATGGGGTCTTCAGGATTGGGAAGGAATGCATCGTTTCGTGCAGTGCATCCCCGAGGACACCCAGGATGGGGCGTTCTATCGTGCGGTGCTGGCCGTGCACAATCGACAGTACGACTTGGCACAGTGTTTGATCGATTCGACGCGCGACCTCCTCGACACGGAGCTCACGGCAATGGCAGGCGAGTCGTACGAACGAGCCTACGGTGCGATGGTGTGCGTGCAGATGCTGGCCGAGCTGGAGGAGGTGATCCAGTACAAGCTCATCCCGGAGCGGCGGGAAACGATTAAATCGATGTGGTGGGACCGGCTGCTCGGAGGCCAACGGCTCGTTGAAGATTGGCAGCGCATCATTCAGGTACACTCGCTGGTCCTCTCGCCCAAGGAGGACATCCGCACGTGGCTAAAGTTTGCTTCACTGTGTCGCAAAAACGGCTCGCTAAAGTTGTCCGAGAAGACACTCGTCATGCTGCTCGAATACGATCCGATGCAGAAGCTCAACCAAGCGCTGCCCATTGACAAACCGCACGTCACGTTCGCGTACACCAAGCACCTGCACATGGCAGGGTACGTGAAGGAAGCGTACGATCATCTCAACCGGTTCGTATCATCATTCGTGCCACACACGGGATTCGCGGCCGCTAGCCCAGGTGCTCCGGAGGAGCTGAAGGacgaaaatcgaagactgttGGCGCGCTGCTACCTCAAGCTGGGTCTCTGGCAGAGTAGCGCCGAGGGTGGAATGAAGGATTCGCAGACGATTAACAGCGTGCTGTCGTGCTATGGACGTGCGACCAAGCACGACCCGAACTGGTACAAGGCGTGGCACAACTGGGCGTACATGAACTTCGAAGTGGTGCAGACGAAAAAACAACAGGACGAGTTCACCAAAAACCCGGGCAGTGCGGCAGAGCGGACCATGATCAAACACTACGCCGTCCCGGCAGTGCGCGGCTTCTTCCAGTCGATCAACCTGTCGCAGGGCAACTCGCTGCAGGACACGCTCCGGCTGTTGACGCTTTGGTTTGACCATGCGCAGTACGAGGAAGTGTACGAAGCGCTCGTCGAGGGAATGCGGGTGATCGATAAGAATACCTGGTTGCAGGTGATCCCGCAGCTGATTGCCCGCATCGACACACCACGCAACCTTGTCGGTCAACTAATCCACTACCTGCTAACCGAGATTGGCAAAACGCACCCGCAGGCTCTGGTTTACCCGCTGACCGTGGCTTCCAAGTCGGCTCCCGGAACCCGTAAACAAGCGGCTCACAAAATCCTCACCAACATGTGCGAGCATTCATCGACGCTCGTCAACCAGGTGCTGCTTATCAGCGAAGAGCTCATCCGTGTTGCCATCCTATGGCACGAACAGTGGCACGAAGGGCTAGAGGAAGCATCTCGCCTGTACTTTGGTGACCACAATGTGGCGGGAATGTTGGCGATCCTCGAACCCCTGCACGCAATGCTCCAGCGGGGACCGCAGACTCTGAAGGAATCGTCGTTCAATCAGGCGTACGGGCGCGATCTAACGGAGGCGCAggaatggtgcaaacattacaAG aattcTCGAAACATCCATGATTTGAATCAAGCGTGGGATCTGTACTACCACGTCTTCCGGCGCATCTCCCGTCAACTGGTGCAACTGACCTCGCTCGAGCTGCAGTACGTCAGTCCGAAGCTGTTAGCGTGTCGCAACTTGGAGCTGGCCGTACCGGGCAGCTACACGCCGGGTCAGAATCTGATTTGTATTGCGAGCATCGATCCGAACCTCTCGATCATAAGCTCTAAGCAGCGTCCCCGCAAGCTTACCATTCGCGGTTCGAACGGTAAGAACTACATGTTCCTGCTGAAGGGTCACGAGGACTTACGCCAGGACGAACGCGTCATGCAGCTGTTCGGTTTGGTCAATACACTGCTGCTGAACGATCGAGATACGTTTCGTCGTAATCTCACCATCCAGCGGTACGCCGTCATTCCGCTCAGCACCAACTCGGGCCTGATCGGTTGGGTGCCGAACTGCGACACACTGCACAAGTTGATTCGAGAGTATCGTGATTCGAAGAAGACGATGCTCAACATCGAACACCGGATAATGCTGCGAATGGCACCGGACTACGATCATCTCACGCTAATGCAGAAAGTGGAAGTGTTTGAGCATGCGCTCGAGCAGACGAAGGGCGACGATCTGGCAAAGCTGCTGTGGCTCAAGAGCCCCTCGTCGGAGGTGTGGTTCGATCGGCGCACCAACTACATTCGCTCGCTAGCGGTGATGTCGATGGTTGGCTACATTCTCGGCCTTGGCGATCGCCACCCATCGAATCTGATGTTGGATCGGCTGAGTGGAAAAATTCTGCACATTGACTTTGGCGATTGTTTCGAG GTTGCGATGACGCGAGAAAAGTTCCCGGAGAAAATTCCCTTCCGTCTAACGCGCATGCTGATCAACGCGATGGAAGTGACGGGCATTGAGGGAACGTACCGGCGCACGTGCGAAAGCGTCATGCACGTGCTGAGACGTAACAAGGACAGTCTAATGGCGGTACTGGAAGCGTTCGTGTACGACCCGCTGCTGAACTGGCGACTGGTCGAGGCGGATCGCCTGCGCCGGTCGAAGAATGCAGGGGACATGGAAGGCGCATCGGGAAGCATGGATGACGACTCGATACTGAGCTATAATGCCCGACGCGACGCCCGGATGAATGAGCTGAATGCAGGTATGATGAACATGACCGTCGGTgggaatggtggtggtgggcagGCGCAACAACAGGGTACCGCAATCAATGCTGCGGCCAGAGGAGCCGTAGCTACCGTTCCGGTCCCCAACCCGGATGGTGTGCAGGCAACCACCAGTGGTGGTGCTGTCCCTGCGGTTGGCGGAGGAGACGTGCCGGATGGAAATACGGCAGCGCAGCAAAATCCGGTAGATGTGACGAACAAGAAAGCACGCGCGATCGTTGACCGGGTGAAGGATAAGTTGACTGGTAAAGACTTCGGCAAACCCGAACCAGTGGCCGTCAATCGGCAGATTGATCTGCTCATTCAGCAAGCTACAAGTAACGAAAACCTCTGCCAGTGCTACATTGGCTGGTGTCCTTTCTGGTAA